The Flavobacterium praedii genome window below encodes:
- a CDS encoding N-6 DNA methylase, with protein MLFASELNKISNRHHKSQVFDDFLGMAVCAYSLGKSEDIYLDIAKKYNEEELKGFANALGGLVLDHEKQNISVQWKDFLGNYFEEFGQSNSKMGQFFTPTSICNLMAYFTNDNLKEETQTVNDPSCGSSRNLIAHAMKNPNNRFNFFYVGQDLDKRCCLMSVLNFVMFGLSGVVIYMNCLSLEIYGGWRIYMPETLLGVQPLSVDECRRYLFTEKVEEEEPVLVENFPLTLFDV; from the coding sequence ATGTTATTCGCAAGTGAATTAAATAAAATATCTAACCGCCACCATAAAAGCCAAGTTTTTGATGATTTTTTGGGAATGGCAGTATGTGCCTACTCCCTTGGAAAGAGCGAGGATATTTATTTGGATATAGCAAAAAAATACAACGAAGAAGAATTGAAAGGTTTCGCCAACGCATTAGGTGGATTAGTTTTAGACCACGAAAAGCAAAACATATCTGTTCAATGGAAAGACTTTTTAGGAAATTACTTCGAGGAGTTTGGACAAAGCAATTCTAAAATGGGGCAGTTTTTTACACCAACTTCGATTTGTAATCTTATGGCTTATTTTACGAATGACAATCTGAAAGAAGAAACACAAACGGTAAATGATCCTTCATGCGGGAGTTCAAGAAACCTTATCGCCCACGCAATGAAAAATCCAAACAACCGATTCAATTTTTTTTATGTTGGGCAGGATTTAGACAAACGCTGTTGCTTAATGTCGGTTCTAAATTTCGTAATGTTCGGACTATCTGGAGTTGTAATTTATATGAATTGCCTTTCGCTTGAAATATACGGAGGATGGAGGATTTATATGCCCGAAACGCTTTTGGGCGTGCAACCGTTATCGGTTGACGAATGCAGGCGTTATTTATTTACTGAGAAAGTAGAAGAAGAAGAGCCTGTTTTGGTTGAGAATTTTCCATTAACACTTTTTGACGTATGA
- a CDS encoding GNAT family N-acetyltransferase yields the protein MLKFKHQILELKNQKLVTIRQAEIDDAEKLLNCIKTYIPQSDYIPKLGQEIKMTIEQEKEWINSFLTNDNSLLLVAEYDNEIIGNIDLTGNRRKIMEHTAVIGMGILKEWRNSGLGRILLKSTIEWAKHNSIVELIWLQVYTENELGLNLYRKMGFEESGIIKNFFKQDGRYFDNLTMTMNVK from the coding sequence ATGCTAAAATTTAAACATCAAATATTAGAACTTAAAAATCAAAAACTTGTAACAATTAGACAAGCTGAAATTGACGATGCCGAAAAATTACTTAATTGTATAAAAACATATATTCCTCAAAGTGATTACATTCCAAAACTTGGACAAGAAATCAAAATGACAATTGAACAAGAAAAGGAATGGATAAACTCTTTCTTGACAAATGATAATTCTTTGCTTTTAGTCGCAGAATATGACAATGAAATAATTGGAAATATTGACTTAACTGGAAATCGGAGAAAAATTATGGAACATACAGCTGTTATTGGAATGGGAATATTAAAAGAATGGAGGAATTCTGGACTTGGTAGGATATTATTAAAATCGACAATCGAATGGGCTAAACACAATTCGATTGTAGAATTGATTTGGCTACAAGTTTATACAGAAAATGAACTAGGACTAAATCTATATCGAAAAATGGGATTTGAAGAAAGTGGAATAATAAAAAACTTTTTCAAGCAAGATGGCAGATATTTTGACAATTTAACAATGACAATGAACGTGAAATAA